One region of Cyanobium sp. M30B3 genomic DNA includes:
- a CDS encoding DUF2231 domain-containing protein — protein MGANGLPYALPIHPNLVHFTIGLFVIAVTFDLAGALYPLEKRLFRFLQLPVTRAGLHDVGWFNLLACAGVTFFTVGAGFYEMLLARPIAGVRSSIGLDSATTMLWHGVGGVAILLVIVAMTVWRGYQRFAWRRDLGRQVQWSYLLVGLGLFGVIGLHGTLGAELAAEFGVHITADQLLAAGADLREALP, from the coding sequence CCCGAATCTGGTGCACTTCACGATCGGCCTGTTCGTGATCGCGGTCACCTTTGATCTGGCCGGGGCCCTCTATCCGCTGGAGAAGCGGCTGTTCCGCTTTCTGCAGCTGCCGGTCACCCGCGCCGGTCTGCACGACGTGGGCTGGTTCAACCTGCTGGCCTGCGCCGGCGTGACCTTCTTCACCGTGGGGGCGGGCTTCTACGAGATGTTGCTGGCCCGACCGATCGCGGGTGTGCGCAGCAGCATCGGCCTCGACAGCGCCACCACGATGCTGTGGCATGGCGTGGGCGGGGTGGCCATCCTGTTGGTGATCGTGGCGATGACCGTGTGGCGCGGGTACCAGCGTTTTGCCTGGCGCCGCGATCTGGGCCGGCAGGTGCAGTGGAGCTACCTGCTGGTGGGGCTGGGGCTGTTCGGCGTGATCGGCCTGCACGGCACCCTCGGCGCCGAGCTGGCGGCCGAATTCGGCGTGCACATCACCGCCGACCAGCTGCTGGCCGCCGGCGCCGACCTTCGCGAGGCCCTGCCATGA
- a CDS encoding heme-copper oxidase subunit III: MSSTPASHAHGGHNLTGMVIFLLSESIIFLAFFAGYAVLKSSSPVWLPAGVDGLEVREPLINTVILVSSSFVAYFAERALRRHNLWGFRALWGLTMAMGAYFVFGQAVEWAGLPFSLQSGIYGGSFYLLTGFHGLHVITGVLLMGLMLVRSFLPGNYDNGDAGVTMVSLFWHFVDVIWIILFVLIYVWQRS, translated from the coding sequence ATGAGCAGCACCCCGGCGAGCCATGCCCACGGCGGTCACAACCTCACCGGCATGGTGATCTTTCTGCTCTCCGAGAGCATCATCTTTCTGGCTTTCTTTGCCGGCTATGCCGTGTTGAAGAGCTCATCCCCGGTGTGGCTGCCGGCGGGAGTGGACGGGCTGGAGGTGCGTGAGCCACTGATCAACACTGTGATTCTGGTGAGCAGCAGCTTTGTGGCCTACTTCGCTGAGCGGGCACTGCGCCGCCACAACCTCTGGGGCTTTCGAGCCCTCTGGGGGCTCACCATGGCCATGGGAGCCTATTTCGTGTTCGGCCAGGCGGTGGAATGGGCCGGTCTGCCGTTTTCCCTGCAGAGCGGTATCTACGGTGGCAGCTTCTACCTCCTCACCGGTTTTCATGGCCTGCATGTGATCACCGGCGTGCTGCTGATGGGGCTGATGCTGGTGCGCTCTTTCCTGCCGGGGAATTACGACAACGGCGACGCCGGCGTCACGATGGTGTCGCTGTTCTGGCACTTTGTGGATGTGATCTGGATCATCCTGTTTGTGCTGATTTACGTGTGGCAGCGTTCCTGA
- the ctaD gene encoding cytochrome c oxidase subunit I, producing the protein MASSSGLSYDPRVLKAPHPVPGAPDNWKRFFSFNTDAKVIGIQYIVTSLFFLLVGGLLAMIMRGELITPPADLVDPSVYNGLYTMHGTVMLFLFLFPILNGFNNLLIPPMIGAPDMAFPRLNAIAFWLVPLFGVILMASFLIPGGPSGSGWWAYPPVSLQNPLGHFINGQFLWILAVALSGVSSIMGAVNFCTTILRMRAPGMTFFRMPIFCWTALAAQTIQLVGLPVLTGGALMLLFDLSFGTSFFRPEGGGDPMLYQHFFWFYSHPAVYVMVLPVFGIFSELFPVYARKPLFGYEVVAIASFGITVLSLIVWVHHMFYSGTPQWMRNLFMVTTMLIAVPTGIKVFAWIATLWRGRLRLSTPMLFCLGGLVNFIFAGITGIMLATVPVDIHVGNTYFVVGHFHYVIFNTITFGVFAGVYHWFPKFTGRMYYEGLGKLHFALTFIGSALNFLPMHWAGLMGMPRRVASYDPEFALANVLASLGAFLVGVATIPFILNMVSSWARGPKAPPNPWQAIGLEWLLPSPPPAENFEHDVPTVISGPYGYGLNHPLVENEAHYIARSQEA; encoded by the coding sequence ATGGCCTCCTCCTCCGGCCTCTCCTACGACCCGCGGGTGCTGAAGGCGCCCCATCCGGTGCCCGGCGCGCCGGACAACTGGAAGCGCTTCTTCAGCTTCAACACCGATGCCAAGGTGATCGGCATCCAGTACATCGTGACCTCCCTGTTCTTCCTGCTGGTGGGCGGGCTGCTGGCGATGATCATGCGCGGCGAACTGATCACGCCGCCCGCTGATCTGGTGGATCCCAGCGTGTACAACGGGCTCTACACGATGCACGGAACGGTGATGCTGTTCCTGTTTCTGTTCCCGATCCTCAACGGTTTCAACAACCTCTTGATTCCGCCGATGATCGGCGCGCCCGACATGGCCTTTCCGCGGCTGAACGCGATTGCCTTCTGGCTGGTGCCGCTGTTCGGGGTGATCCTGATGGCCAGTTTCCTGATTCCCGGCGGTCCCTCGGGATCAGGCTGGTGGGCCTACCCGCCGGTGAGCCTGCAGAACCCCCTGGGCCACTTCATCAACGGCCAGTTCCTCTGGATCCTGGCGGTGGCCCTCTCGGGGGTGAGCTCGATCATGGGAGCGGTGAACTTCTGCACCACGATCCTGCGCATGCGGGCGCCGGGGATGACCTTCTTCCGCATGCCGATCTTCTGCTGGACGGCCCTGGCGGCCCAGACGATCCAGCTGGTGGGACTGCCGGTGCTCACCGGCGGTGCCCTGATGCTGCTGTTTGATCTGAGCTTCGGCACCAGTTTCTTCCGGCCGGAGGGTGGCGGCGATCCGATGCTCTATCAGCACTTCTTCTGGTTTTATTCCCACCCGGCGGTGTATGTGATGGTGCTGCCGGTGTTCGGTATCTTCTCGGAGCTGTTTCCGGTGTATGCCCGCAAGCCGCTGTTCGGCTATGAGGTGGTGGCGATCGCCTCCTTCGGCATCACCGTCCTCAGCCTGATCGTGTGGGTGCACCACATGTTCTACAGCGGCACGCCCCAGTGGATGCGCAACCTGTTCATGGTCACCACCATGCTGATTGCTGTGCCCACGGGCATCAAGGTGTTCGCCTGGATCGCCACCCTCTGGCGCGGCCGGCTGCGGCTGAGCACGCCGATGCTGTTCTGCCTGGGCGGACTGGTGAACTTCATCTTCGCCGGCATCACCGGCATCATGCTGGCCACCGTTCCGGTGGATATCCATGTGGGCAACACCTATTTCGTGGTGGGGCATTTTCACTACGTGATCTTCAACACGATCACCTTCGGCGTGTTCGCCGGCGTGTACCACTGGTTCCCCAAGTTCACCGGCCGGATGTATTACGAGGGCCTGGGCAAGCTGCACTTCGCCCTCACCTTCATCGGCAGCGCCCTCAACTTCCTGCCGATGCATTGGGCCGGCCTGATGGGGATGCCGCGCCGGGTGGCCTCCTACGACCCCGAATTCGCCCTGGCGAATGTGCTGGCCAGCCTCGGTGCCTTCCTGGTGGGGGTGGCCACGATTCCCTTCATCCTCAACATGGTGAGCTCCTGGGCCCGGGGTCCGAAGGCGCCGCCCAACCCCTGGCAGGCGATCGGTCTGGAGTGGCTGCTGCCCTCGCCGCCGCCGGCCGAGAACTTCGAACACGACGTGCCCACCGTGATCAGCGGCCCCTACGGCTATGGCCTCAACCACCCCCTTGTGGAGAACGAGGCCCACTACATCGCCCGCTCTCAGGAGGCCTGA
- a CDS encoding cytochrome c oxidase subunit II, giving the protein MTASSPRRFPASGLALIAAAVGLDLWASVAVARLSHSWLPVPASSAAPLVDDLFALESGIGTFIFLGCCGVILWTLLFNRAPKYDLENGDPIEGNLRLEITWTVIPLVLVMAIAWHAINVNHTLATLGGKLRTTGGHSHGGELVAQLPTGGTGESAALEAVGPIEVIARQWSWEFGYPDGVRSTELHLPVNRQAEFRLISLDVLHGFFIPAFRLKQDLIPGSEITYRLTPTREGRYRLRDSQFSGGYFASNQTDVVVESEQAYQAWLDAAARLPLQEAPNPADALYRRRLERGDRGWAVVPPAPPPRVNVSADPAAPHEA; this is encoded by the coding sequence ATGACAGCGAGTTCCCCGCGGCGCTTCCCCGCCTCCGGCCTGGCCCTGATCGCGGCGGCCGTGGGCCTCGACCTCTGGGCGAGTGTGGCGGTCGCCCGCCTCTCCCACAGCTGGCTGCCGGTGCCGGCCTCCAGCGCCGCCCCGCTGGTCGACGACCTGTTCGCCCTGGAGAGCGGCATCGGCACCTTCATCTTTCTGGGCTGCTGCGGCGTGATCCTCTGGACGCTGCTGTTCAACCGCGCCCCCAAGTACGACCTGGAGAACGGCGATCCGATCGAGGGCAATCTGCGCCTGGAGATCACCTGGACGGTGATTCCGCTGGTGCTGGTGATGGCGATCGCCTGGCATGCGATCAACGTGAATCACACCCTGGCCACCCTGGGTGGCAAGCTGCGCACCACCGGCGGCCACAGCCATGGCGGTGAGCTGGTGGCCCAGCTGCCCACTGGCGGGACAGGGGAGTCCGCGGCCCTGGAGGCGGTGGGGCCGATCGAGGTGATCGCCCGCCAGTGGTCGTGGGAGTTTGGCTATCCCGATGGGGTGCGCAGCACCGAGCTGCACCTGCCGGTGAACCGCCAGGCCGAGTTCCGCCTGATCTCCCTGGATGTGCTGCACGGCTTTTTCATCCCGGCCTTCCGGCTCAAGCAGGACCTGATCCCTGGCAGCGAGATCACCTACCGGCTCACCCCCACCCGGGAGGGCCGCTACCGGCTGCGCGATTCCCAGTTCAGCGGCGGCTACTTCGCCAGCAACCAGACCGATGTGGTGGTGGAGAGTGAGCAGGCCTACCAGGCCTGGCTGGACGCGGCGGCCCGGCTGCCCCTGCAGGAGGCGCCCAACCCCGCCGATGCGCTCTACCGCCGCCGGCTGGAGCGGGGCGACCGGGGCTGGGCGGTGGTGCCGCCGGCACCGCCGCCCCGGGTGAACGTGAGCGCCGACCCGGCGGCGCCCCACGAGGCCTGA
- a CDS encoding GMC family oxidoreductase, whose protein sequence is MIIDDTLYDVVVIGSGAAGGTLAAELAEAGRRVLVLERGHRLPLLDQNVADIDLFRKQRYHPEAPWFGSDGDPFNPQMVYARGGNTKIWAAVLERLREAEFEGVAMQEGRSPDWGLRYGDLAPYYDRAESLYRVHGMAGEDPTAPPRAAAYPHVPRPLEPVLETLRGDLQRQGVRPYSLPLSWSESAEDPTGDAELFGLDRALTPSAPGAIPAVLRSGALVEALHVDASGRQVKGVEARIGDERWLFQGQQVVLAAGAINSAAILLRSGLANGSGQVGRNLMKPQLTAILQRASAPNSGRYAPALGVTDYYWGDKNVDYALGSIRNGGGVLQDPLFAESPPLLSLVSRLLPDGALEWLADRSITWWAMTPVLPDPDNRVTVTGERIDVAYIANNREAHDRLVYRWLDTIQKTEADPLTTVVQRAPIYPRGEAPLSVMGYACGTCRMGPDSASSVVNPEGRCHELANLWIADASVFPSCPAVGPGLTVIAHALRLGEHLQAALP, encoded by the coding sequence ATGATCATTGACGACACCCTCTACGACGTGGTGGTGATCGGCAGCGGCGCTGCCGGCGGCACCCTGGCGGCCGAGCTGGCCGAGGCCGGCCGGCGGGTGCTGGTGCTGGAGCGCGGCCACCGGCTGCCGCTGCTGGATCAGAACGTGGCCGATATCGACCTGTTCCGCAAGCAGCGCTACCACCCCGAAGCGCCCTGGTTCGGCAGCGACGGCGATCCCTTCAACCCCCAGATGGTGTACGCCCGCGGCGGCAACACCAAGATCTGGGCGGCGGTGCTGGAGCGGCTGCGCGAGGCCGAGTTCGAGGGGGTGGCGATGCAGGAGGGCCGCTCCCCTGACTGGGGGCTGCGCTACGGCGATCTGGCTCCGTACTACGACCGGGCCGAGAGCCTCTACCGCGTGCACGGGATGGCGGGTGAGGACCCCACCGCCCCACCCCGCGCCGCTGCCTACCCCCATGTCCCCCGGCCGCTGGAGCCGGTGCTGGAAACGCTGCGTGGTGACCTGCAACGCCAGGGAGTCCGCCCCTACAGCCTGCCGCTGAGCTGGAGCGAGAGCGCGGAGGATCCCACGGGCGATGCCGAGCTGTTCGGCCTGGATCGGGCCCTGACACCCTCTGCTCCGGGGGCGATTCCGGCGGTGCTGCGCAGCGGTGCGCTGGTGGAGGCCCTGCATGTGGACGCCTCCGGCCGGCAGGTGAAGGGGGTGGAGGCGCGCATCGGCGACGAGCGCTGGCTGTTCCAGGGCCAGCAGGTGGTGCTGGCCGCCGGCGCCATCAACAGCGCCGCGATCCTGCTGCGCTCGGGCCTGGCCAATGGCTCGGGCCAGGTGGGCCGCAACCTGATGAAGCCCCAGCTCACGGCGATCCTGCAGCGGGCCAGTGCCCCGAATTCGGGGCGCTATGCCCCAGCCCTCGGTGTCACCGACTACTACTGGGGCGACAAGAACGTCGACTACGCCCTGGGCTCGATCCGCAACGGTGGCGGCGTGCTGCAGGATCCGCTGTTTGCCGAGTCGCCGCCGCTGCTCTCCCTGGTGAGCCGGCTGCTGCCCGACGGGGCGCTGGAGTGGCTGGCCGACCGCTCGATCACCTGGTGGGCGATGACGCCGGTGCTGCCCGATCCCGACAACCGGGTGACGGTGACGGGCGAACGCATCGACGTGGCTTACATCGCCAACAACCGCGAGGCCCACGACCGGCTGGTGTACCGCTGGCTGGACACAATCCAGAAAACCGAGGCCGACCCCCTCACCACGGTGGTGCAGCGGGCGCCGATCTATCCCCGCGGTGAGGCGCCCCTGAGCGTGATGGGCTACGCCTGCGGTACCTGCCGGATGGGGCCAGATTCCGCCAGCTCGGTGGTGAACCCCGAGGGCCGCTGCCACGAGCTGGCCAACCTCTGGATCGCCGATGCCAGCGTGTTTCCCAGCTGCCCGGCCGTGGGCCCGGGCCTCACGGTGATCGCCCATGCCCTGCGCCTCGGCGAGCATCTGCAGGCGGCCCTGCCATGA